The following are encoded together in the Macrobrachium rosenbergii isolate ZJJX-2024 chromosome 21, ASM4041242v1, whole genome shotgun sequence genome:
- the LOC136849997 gene encoding uncharacterized protein: MTPSSNSSKPETEQPSAAAHIKSCPFCNKSHSMNDCRKFVAKESAITPLSVVFNASSKQNGGQSHNECLYAGPALVEVLFDLLLRFRSKPYAVTANISKAFRCLLLDPKDAKYAHFLWPENSSNITTFEFKVVASGVNLSPYLLQPVLQAHLQRRIEMIS, translated from the exons ATGACACCATCATCAAACTCCTCAAAGCCTGAGACTGAACAGCCATCAGCTGCTGCTCACATCAAATCTTGCCCCTTTTGCAACAAAAGTCATTCCATGAATGATTGTCGTAAATTT GTGGCTAAGGAAAGTGCAATCACACCACTATCAGTAgtgtttaatgcttcttcaaagcAAAATGGTGGGCAGTCACATAATGAGTGCCTGTATGCCGGCCCTGCCTTAGTAGAAGTGTTATTTGATTTGTTGTTAAGATTCAGATCCAAGCCTTATGCTGTAACAGCCAATATTTCTAAGGCATTTCGCTGCCTTCTCCTAGACCCCAAAGATGCCAAATATGCTCATTTTCTGTGGCCAGAAAATTCATCCAACATTACCACCTTTGAGTTCAAAGTAGTTGCATCTGGTGTAAACTTGAGCCCCTACCTCTTGCAACCAGTCTTACAAGCTCATCTGCAAAGGAGGATTGAGATGATCTCTTAA